The following are encoded in a window of Nomia melanderi isolate GNS246 chromosome 6, iyNomMela1, whole genome shotgun sequence genomic DNA:
- the LOC116430199 gene encoding bestrophin-2 isoform X1, with the protein MTVTYTAEVATCKGLGCFLKLLLRWRASIYKLVWLDLALFLFIYYTLSSIYRLILDEEQKKIFEAIVAYCNEYSDLIPLSFVLGFYVSIVMTRWWNQYMVIPWPDSIAVFVSATIHGNDERGRLMRRTIVRYVCVCLTLVLTMVSPRVKKRFPTLDHLVDTGLLLENELVIFQSLNDKFPKPSKHWLPIVWASSIVTRARKEGRIRDDFAVKTLIDELNKFRGLCGSLMHYDTISVPLVYTQVVTLAVYTYFLTSVMGRQWVQNSNTSTIDCYFPVFTTLQFFFYMGWLKVAETLINPFGEDDDDFEVNWIIDRNLQVSYLIVDEMHHEHPELIRDQYWDEVFPTELPYTAASQAFREEHPQPSTAGIQLSAAQQELQPSSVRIDEMAAEYQQKYRPDIADDAASGIHFTATGKMSRSNTESGKITRSASRVSNRDRTLSGGSTPSNLGGSLTRVNSVTSVLKRLFSKEDRPDSGVSIGTKTPGRLAGSSSSASLQNRALAGGGSMRIGVIKEEADEQMTLTSMKSDKRPHVQSIFSPGPPPPSAPVTVPGTEHTRNGEIFSTSAPVTGVLVGSNGDGTGSANDRPYVPGSRAERTTQSARSSVAYDPATSYGGSGLADDELISTRSSSCTSVNSDDEFTKLKTEREKQRRDRVVRRLARSTSGHTNLLGAQSRSVLDTEHLLLSELANTSRMSMEASDRDDKVETDRL; encoded by the exons ATGGCGGGCGAGCATATACAAACTCGTCTGGCTAGACCTGGCCCTCTTCCTCTTCATATACTACACGCTGTCGAGCATTTATCGGCTGATACTCGACGAGGAGCAGAAGAAGATCTTCGAGGCGATCGTGGCGTACTGCAACGAGTACAGCGACCTGATACCGTTGTCGTTCGTCCTTGGTTTCTACGTTAGCATCGTCATGACCAGATGGTGGAATCAATACATGGTGATACCGTGGCCAGACTCTATCGCGGTCTTCGTGTCGGCGACTATTCACGGCAACGACGAGAGGGGTCGATTGATGCGCCGAACTATCGTCAG GTACGTGTGCGTGTGCCTGACGCTGGTGCTGACGATGGTCTCGCCCCGCGTGAAGAAGCGTTTCCCCACGTTGGACCACCTGGTGGACACCGGTCTGCTGCTGGAGAACGAGCTGGTGATATTCCAGAGCCTGAACGACAAGTTCCCGAAACCGAGCAAGCACTGGCTGCCGATCGTTTGGGCGTCGAGCATCGTCACTCGGGCCAGGAAAGAGGGCCGGATTCGCGACGACTTCGCTGTGAAGACGCTGATCGACGAGCTGAACAAGTTCCGCGGCCTCTGCGGCAGCCTCATGCACTACGACACCATCAGCGTGCCTCTGGTCTACACTCAG GTCGTCACGTTGGCTGTGTACACGTACTTTTTGACGAGCGTGATGGGCCGGCAATGGGTACAGAATTCGAATACGTCGACGATCGATTGCTACTTCCCAGTATTCACGACGCTGCAGTTCTTCTTCTACATGGGTTGGCTGAAGGTCGCTGAAACTTTAATCAATCCGTTcggcgaggacgacgacgacttCGAAGTTAACTGGATAATCGACAGGAATTTACAA GTGAGCTACCTCATCGTCGACGAGATGCACCACGAGCATCCAGAGTTGATCCGCGATCAGTATTGGGACGAGGTCTTCCCCACAGAGCTTCCGTACACAGCGGCATCGCAGGCATTCCGCGAGGAGCATCCGCAGCCGTCCACCGCCGGGATCCAATTATCAGCTGCCCAACAGGAATTGCAACCGTCCTCGGTCAGGATAGACGAGATGGCAGCGGAATATCAGCAGAAGTACCGACCGGACATCGCCGACGACGCTGCGTCTGGCATACACTTCACGGCGACCGGAAAAATGTCAAG GAGCAACACGGAGAGCGGCAAAATAACGAG AAGCGCGAGCCGGGTGAGCAATCGGGACCGTACGCTGAGCGGCGGCTCGACGCCGAGCAACTTGGGCGGTTCGCTTACAAGAGTGAACAGCGTGACCAGCGTGCTCAAGCGATTGTTCAGCAAGGAGGACAGGCCGGACAGCGGCGTTAGCATCGGTACCAAAACTCCGGGGAGGCTGGCGGGGTCTAGTTCCTCGGCTTCTTTGCAGAACCGAGCGTTAG CTGGTGGCGGCTCGATGAGGATAGGGGTGATCAAGGAGGAGGCTGACGAGCAGATGACCCTGACGTCGATGAAATCGGACAAGAGGCCACACGTGCAGAGCATATTCTCGCCGGGACCGCCGCCTCCGAGTGCGCCGGTCACCGTGCCCGGCACCGAGCACACCAGGAACGGGGAAATATTCTCGACCAGCGCTCCAGTGACCGGCGTCCTGGTGGGGAGCAACGGGGATGGGACTGGAAGCGCCAACGACAGGCCGTACGTGCCAGGATCAAG AGCGGAACGCACGACGCAATCGGCGCGGTCCAGCGTCGCCTATGATCCAGCGACGAGTTACGGGGGCAGCGGATTGGCGGACGACGAGCTGATCAGCACCCGCAGCTCCTCCTGCACCAGCGTCAACTCGGACGACGAGTTCACCAAGCTGAAGACGGAGAGGGAGAAGCAAAGACGGGACAGGGTGGTCAGGAGGCTGGCCAGGAGCACCAGCGGCCACACGAATCTGCTCGGCGCCCAATCGAGGAGCGTCCTGGACACGGAGCACCTGCTGCTGTCGGAGCTCGCGAACACGTCGCGAATGTCCATGGAGGCGAGCGATCGCGACGACAAAGTGGAGACCGATCGGCTTTAG
- the LOC116430199 gene encoding bestrophin-2 isoform X2: MTVTYTAEVATCKGLGCFLKLLLRWRASIYKLVWLDLALFLFIYYTLSSIYRLILDEEQKKIFEAIVAYCNEYSDLIPLSFVLGFYVSIVMTRWWNQYMVIPWPDSIAVFVSATIHGNDERGRLMRRTIVRYVCVCLTLVLTMVSPRVKKRFPTLDHLVDTGLLLENELVIFQSLNDKFPKPSKHWLPIVWASSIVTRARKEGRIRDDFAVKTLIDELNKFRGLCGSLMHYDTISVPLVYTQVVTLAVYTYFLTSVMGRQWVQNSNTSTIDCYFPVFTTLQFFFYMGWLKVAETLINPFGEDDDDFEVNWIIDRNLQVSYLIVDEMHHEHPELIRDQYWDEVFPTELPYTAASQAFREEHPQPSTAGIQLSAAQQELQPSSVRIDEMAAEYQQKYRPDIADDAASGIHFTATGKMSRSNTESGKITRSASRVSNRDRTLSGGSTPSNLGGSLTRVNSVTSVLKRLFSKEDRPDSGVSIGTKTPGRLAGSSSSASLQNRALAGGGSMRIGVIKEEADEQMTLTSMKSDKRPHVQSIFSPGPPPPSAPVTVPGTEHTRNGEIFSTSAPVTGVLVGSNGDGTGSANDRPAERTTQSARSSVAYDPATSYGGSGLADDELISTRSSSCTSVNSDDEFTKLKTEREKQRRDRVVRRLARSTSGHTNLLGAQSRSVLDTEHLLLSELANTSRMSMEASDRDDKVETDRL; the protein is encoded by the exons ATGGCGGGCGAGCATATACAAACTCGTCTGGCTAGACCTGGCCCTCTTCCTCTTCATATACTACACGCTGTCGAGCATTTATCGGCTGATACTCGACGAGGAGCAGAAGAAGATCTTCGAGGCGATCGTGGCGTACTGCAACGAGTACAGCGACCTGATACCGTTGTCGTTCGTCCTTGGTTTCTACGTTAGCATCGTCATGACCAGATGGTGGAATCAATACATGGTGATACCGTGGCCAGACTCTATCGCGGTCTTCGTGTCGGCGACTATTCACGGCAACGACGAGAGGGGTCGATTGATGCGCCGAACTATCGTCAG GTACGTGTGCGTGTGCCTGACGCTGGTGCTGACGATGGTCTCGCCCCGCGTGAAGAAGCGTTTCCCCACGTTGGACCACCTGGTGGACACCGGTCTGCTGCTGGAGAACGAGCTGGTGATATTCCAGAGCCTGAACGACAAGTTCCCGAAACCGAGCAAGCACTGGCTGCCGATCGTTTGGGCGTCGAGCATCGTCACTCGGGCCAGGAAAGAGGGCCGGATTCGCGACGACTTCGCTGTGAAGACGCTGATCGACGAGCTGAACAAGTTCCGCGGCCTCTGCGGCAGCCTCATGCACTACGACACCATCAGCGTGCCTCTGGTCTACACTCAG GTCGTCACGTTGGCTGTGTACACGTACTTTTTGACGAGCGTGATGGGCCGGCAATGGGTACAGAATTCGAATACGTCGACGATCGATTGCTACTTCCCAGTATTCACGACGCTGCAGTTCTTCTTCTACATGGGTTGGCTGAAGGTCGCTGAAACTTTAATCAATCCGTTcggcgaggacgacgacgacttCGAAGTTAACTGGATAATCGACAGGAATTTACAA GTGAGCTACCTCATCGTCGACGAGATGCACCACGAGCATCCAGAGTTGATCCGCGATCAGTATTGGGACGAGGTCTTCCCCACAGAGCTTCCGTACACAGCGGCATCGCAGGCATTCCGCGAGGAGCATCCGCAGCCGTCCACCGCCGGGATCCAATTATCAGCTGCCCAACAGGAATTGCAACCGTCCTCGGTCAGGATAGACGAGATGGCAGCGGAATATCAGCAGAAGTACCGACCGGACATCGCCGACGACGCTGCGTCTGGCATACACTTCACGGCGACCGGAAAAATGTCAAG GAGCAACACGGAGAGCGGCAAAATAACGAG AAGCGCGAGCCGGGTGAGCAATCGGGACCGTACGCTGAGCGGCGGCTCGACGCCGAGCAACTTGGGCGGTTCGCTTACAAGAGTGAACAGCGTGACCAGCGTGCTCAAGCGATTGTTCAGCAAGGAGGACAGGCCGGACAGCGGCGTTAGCATCGGTACCAAAACTCCGGGGAGGCTGGCGGGGTCTAGTTCCTCGGCTTCTTTGCAGAACCGAGCGTTAG CTGGTGGCGGCTCGATGAGGATAGGGGTGATCAAGGAGGAGGCTGACGAGCAGATGACCCTGACGTCGATGAAATCGGACAAGAGGCCACACGTGCAGAGCATATTCTCGCCGGGACCGCCGCCTCCGAGTGCGCCGGTCACCGTGCCCGGCACCGAGCACACCAGGAACGGGGAAATATTCTCGACCAGCGCTCCAGTGACCGGCGTCCTGGTGGGGAGCAACGGGGATGGGACTGGAAGCGCCAACGACAGGCC AGCGGAACGCACGACGCAATCGGCGCGGTCCAGCGTCGCCTATGATCCAGCGACGAGTTACGGGGGCAGCGGATTGGCGGACGACGAGCTGATCAGCACCCGCAGCTCCTCCTGCACCAGCGTCAACTCGGACGACGAGTTCACCAAGCTGAAGACGGAGAGGGAGAAGCAAAGACGGGACAGGGTGGTCAGGAGGCTGGCCAGGAGCACCAGCGGCCACACGAATCTGCTCGGCGCCCAATCGAGGAGCGTCCTGGACACGGAGCACCTGCTGCTGTCGGAGCTCGCGAACACGTCGCGAATGTCCATGGAGGCGAGCGATCGCGACGACAAAGTGGAGACCGATCGGCTTTAG
- the LOC116430199 gene encoding bestrophin-4 isoform X3, with protein MTVTYTAEVATCKGLGCFLKLLLRWRASIYKLVWLDLALFLFIYYTLSSIYRLILDEEQKKIFEAIVAYCNEYSDLIPLSFVLGFYVSIVMTRWWNQYMVIPWPDSIAVFVSATIHGNDERGRLMRRTIVRYVCVCLTLVLTMVSPRVKKRFPTLDHLVDTGLLLENELVIFQSLNDKFPKPSKHWLPIVWASSIVTRARKEGRIRDDFAVKTLIDELNKFRGLCGSLMHYDTISVPLVYTQVVTLAVYTYFLTSVMGRQWVQNSNTSTIDCYFPVFTTLQFFFYMGWLKVAETLINPFGEDDDDFEVNWIIDRNLQVSYLIVDEMHHEHPELIRDQYWDEVFPTELPYTAASQAFREEHPQPSTAGIQLSAAQQELQPSSVRIDEMAAEYQQKYRPDIADDAASGIHFTATGKMSRSASRVSNRDRTLSGGSTPSNLGGSLTRVNSVTSVLKRLFSKEDRPDSGVSIGTKTPGRLAGSSSSASLQNRALAGGGSMRIGVIKEEADEQMTLTSMKSDKRPHVQSIFSPGPPPPSAPVTVPGTEHTRNGEIFSTSAPVTGVLVGSNGDGTGSANDRPYVPGSRAERTTQSARSSVAYDPATSYGGSGLADDELISTRSSSCTSVNSDDEFTKLKTEREKQRRDRVVRRLARSTSGHTNLLGAQSRSVLDTEHLLLSELANTSRMSMEASDRDDKVETDRL; from the exons ATGGCGGGCGAGCATATACAAACTCGTCTGGCTAGACCTGGCCCTCTTCCTCTTCATATACTACACGCTGTCGAGCATTTATCGGCTGATACTCGACGAGGAGCAGAAGAAGATCTTCGAGGCGATCGTGGCGTACTGCAACGAGTACAGCGACCTGATACCGTTGTCGTTCGTCCTTGGTTTCTACGTTAGCATCGTCATGACCAGATGGTGGAATCAATACATGGTGATACCGTGGCCAGACTCTATCGCGGTCTTCGTGTCGGCGACTATTCACGGCAACGACGAGAGGGGTCGATTGATGCGCCGAACTATCGTCAG GTACGTGTGCGTGTGCCTGACGCTGGTGCTGACGATGGTCTCGCCCCGCGTGAAGAAGCGTTTCCCCACGTTGGACCACCTGGTGGACACCGGTCTGCTGCTGGAGAACGAGCTGGTGATATTCCAGAGCCTGAACGACAAGTTCCCGAAACCGAGCAAGCACTGGCTGCCGATCGTTTGGGCGTCGAGCATCGTCACTCGGGCCAGGAAAGAGGGCCGGATTCGCGACGACTTCGCTGTGAAGACGCTGATCGACGAGCTGAACAAGTTCCGCGGCCTCTGCGGCAGCCTCATGCACTACGACACCATCAGCGTGCCTCTGGTCTACACTCAG GTCGTCACGTTGGCTGTGTACACGTACTTTTTGACGAGCGTGATGGGCCGGCAATGGGTACAGAATTCGAATACGTCGACGATCGATTGCTACTTCCCAGTATTCACGACGCTGCAGTTCTTCTTCTACATGGGTTGGCTGAAGGTCGCTGAAACTTTAATCAATCCGTTcggcgaggacgacgacgacttCGAAGTTAACTGGATAATCGACAGGAATTTACAA GTGAGCTACCTCATCGTCGACGAGATGCACCACGAGCATCCAGAGTTGATCCGCGATCAGTATTGGGACGAGGTCTTCCCCACAGAGCTTCCGTACACAGCGGCATCGCAGGCATTCCGCGAGGAGCATCCGCAGCCGTCCACCGCCGGGATCCAATTATCAGCTGCCCAACAGGAATTGCAACCGTCCTCGGTCAGGATAGACGAGATGGCAGCGGAATATCAGCAGAAGTACCGACCGGACATCGCCGACGACGCTGCGTCTGGCATACACTTCACGGCGACCGGAAAAATGTCAAG AAGCGCGAGCCGGGTGAGCAATCGGGACCGTACGCTGAGCGGCGGCTCGACGCCGAGCAACTTGGGCGGTTCGCTTACAAGAGTGAACAGCGTGACCAGCGTGCTCAAGCGATTGTTCAGCAAGGAGGACAGGCCGGACAGCGGCGTTAGCATCGGTACCAAAACTCCGGGGAGGCTGGCGGGGTCTAGTTCCTCGGCTTCTTTGCAGAACCGAGCGTTAG CTGGTGGCGGCTCGATGAGGATAGGGGTGATCAAGGAGGAGGCTGACGAGCAGATGACCCTGACGTCGATGAAATCGGACAAGAGGCCACACGTGCAGAGCATATTCTCGCCGGGACCGCCGCCTCCGAGTGCGCCGGTCACCGTGCCCGGCACCGAGCACACCAGGAACGGGGAAATATTCTCGACCAGCGCTCCAGTGACCGGCGTCCTGGTGGGGAGCAACGGGGATGGGACTGGAAGCGCCAACGACAGGCCGTACGTGCCAGGATCAAG AGCGGAACGCACGACGCAATCGGCGCGGTCCAGCGTCGCCTATGATCCAGCGACGAGTTACGGGGGCAGCGGATTGGCGGACGACGAGCTGATCAGCACCCGCAGCTCCTCCTGCACCAGCGTCAACTCGGACGACGAGTTCACCAAGCTGAAGACGGAGAGGGAGAAGCAAAGACGGGACAGGGTGGTCAGGAGGCTGGCCAGGAGCACCAGCGGCCACACGAATCTGCTCGGCGCCCAATCGAGGAGCGTCCTGGACACGGAGCACCTGCTGCTGTCGGAGCTCGCGAACACGTCGCGAATGTCCATGGAGGCGAGCGATCGCGACGACAAAGTGGAGACCGATCGGCTTTAG